In Odontesthes bonariensis isolate fOdoBon6 chromosome 20, fOdoBon6.hap1, whole genome shotgun sequence, a genomic segment contains:
- the puf60b gene encoding poly(U)-binding-splicing factor PUF60-B isoform X4 — protein sequence MAVTETAGGEALTMENGQGTGSKLGLPPLTPEQQEALQRAKKYAMEQSIKSVLVKQTIAHQQQQLTNLQMAAVTMGFGDPLSPLQSVAAQRQRALAIMCRVYVGSIYYELGEDTIRQAFAPFGPIKSIDMSWDSVTMKHKGFAFVEYDVPEAAQLALEQMNSVMLGGRNIKVGRPSNIGQAQPIIDQLAEEARAYNRIYVASVHPDLSDDDIKSVFEAFGRIKSCTLARDPTSGRHRGFGFIEYEKPQSALDAVSSMNLFDLGGQYLRVGKAVTPPMPLLTPTTPGGLPPAAAVAAAAATAKITAQEAVAGASVLGALAAPQLLGQQMGIPQAVMAAQAPGVITGVYQDMSVTPVRPPIPVIPQVGLVNPVLASPPVLSNQAGGSNQQEKKEEKEEMLQDGTGQEMLSDQEHMSISGSSARHMVMQKLLRKSESTVMVLRNMVGPEDIDDDLEGEVTEECGKFGTVNRVIIYQEKQGEEDDADIIVKIFVEFSMASEMNKAIQALNDRWFGGRKVVAEVYDQDRFNSSDLSA from the exons ATGGCGGTTACGGAGACTGCG GGAGGTGAAGCTCTGACGATGGAGAATGGACAGGGCACAGGCTCCAAGCTTGGCCTACCGCCTCTCACCCCAGAGCAACAGGAGGCACTTCAGAGG GCAAAGAAGtatgccatggaacaaagcatTAAGAGTGTGTTGGTGAAGCAGACCATTGCCCATCAGCAGCAACAACTCACCAACCTGCAG ATGGCAGCAGTGACAATGGGCTTTGGAGATCCTCTCTCACCTTTACAATCG GTGGCAGCTCAGCGGCAGCGTGCATTAGCGATCATGTGTCGGGTGTATGTGGGCTCCATATACTATGAGCTTGGTGAGGACACCATCAGACAGGCCTTTGCCCCCTTCGGCCCCATCAAGAGCATTGATATGTCTTGGGATTCGGTCACGATGAAACACAAG GGGTTTGCCTTTGTGGAATATGACGTGCCAGAGGCGGCTCAGCTGGCTCTGGAGCAGATGAACTCAGTCATGTTGGGGGGACGAAACATCAAG GTTGGGCGGCCAAGTAACATCGGTCAGGCGCAACCCATCATTGACCAGCTTGCAGAGGAGGCGCGCGCCTATAACCGGATCTACGTAGCATCTGTCCACCCGGACCTGTCAGATGATGACATCAAGAGTGTGTTTGAGGCTTTCGGAAGGATCAAGTCTTGCACATTAGCCAGAGACCCCACCTCAGGGCGACACAGAGGCTTTGGCTTCATCG AGTATGAAAAGCCTCAGTCAGCCCTGGATGCTGTGTCTTCTATGAACCTCTTTGACCTGGGGGGTCAGTACCTACGGGTTGGCAAAGCAGTGACTCCGCCCATGCCCTTACTGACCCCCACGACCCCCGGTGGGCTGCCGCCTGCTGCAGCTGTGGCTGCAGCGGCAGCCACCGCTAAGATAACGGCCCAG GAGGCTGTAGCTGGCGCGTCAGTCTTGGGAGCGTTGGCTGCGCCCCAACTTCTCGGTCAGCAAATGGGAATACCTCAGGCTGTTATGGCTGCACAGGCACCAGGTGTCATCACAGGTGTGTACCAAGACATGA GTGTGACCCCAGTGCGTCCTCCCATACCAGTGATTCCCCAAGTTGGTCTAGTGAACCCGGTTCTTGCATCCCCACCAGTCCTGTCTAACCAAGCTGGTGGCTCCAACCAACAAgagaaaaaagaggagaaagaggagatgCTTCAGGATGGTACAGGGCAGGAGATGCTGAGTGACCAAGAGCACATGAGCATCTCAGGCAGCAGTGCCAGGCATATGGTGATGCAGAAGCTGCTCAGAAAATCAGAG TCCACGGTGATGGTGCTTCGAAACATGGTCGGACCGGAAGACATCGACGACGACCTGGAGGGCGAGGTGACGGAGGAGTGCGGCAAGTTTGGCACGGTCAACAGAGTCATCATATACCAGGAAAAGCAAGGCGAGGAGGACGACGCCGACATCATCGTCAAGATCTTTGTAGAGTTTTCCATGGCGTCGGAGATGAACAAAGCGATCCAGGCCCTCAACGATCGCTGGTTCGGCGGGCGCAAAGTTGTTGCAGAAGTGTACGACCAAGACCGTTTTAACAGCAGCGACCTCTCTGCGTAG
- the puf60b gene encoding poly(U)-binding-splicing factor PUF60-B isoform X7: MAVTETAGGEALTMENGQGTGSKLGLPPLTPEQQEALQRAKKYAMEQSIKSVLVKQTIAHQQQQLTNLQVAAQRQRALAIMCRVYVGSIYYELGEDTIRQAFAPFGPIKSIDMSWDSVTMKHKGFAFVEYDVPEAAQLALEQMNSVMLGGRNIKVGRPSNIGQAQPIIDQLAEEARAYNRIYVASVHPDLSDDDIKSVFEAFGRIKSCTLARDPTSGRHRGFGFIEYEKPQSALDAVSSMNLFDLGGQYLRVGKAVTPPMPLLTPTTPGGLPPAAAVAAAAATAKITAQEAVAGASVLGALAAPQLLGQQMGIPQAVMAAQAPGVITGVTPVRPPIPVIPQVGLVNPVLASPPVLSNQAGGSNQQEKKEEKEEMLQDGTGQEMLSDQEHMSISGSSARHMVMQKLLRKSESTVMVLRNMVGPEDIDDDLEGEVTEECGKFGTVNRVIIYQEKQGEEDDADIIVKIFVEFSMASEMNKAIQALNDRWFGGRKVVAEVYDQDRFNSSDLSA; this comes from the exons ATGGCGGTTACGGAGACTGCG GGAGGTGAAGCTCTGACGATGGAGAATGGACAGGGCACAGGCTCCAAGCTTGGCCTACCGCCTCTCACCCCAGAGCAACAGGAGGCACTTCAGAGG GCAAAGAAGtatgccatggaacaaagcatTAAGAGTGTGTTGGTGAAGCAGACCATTGCCCATCAGCAGCAACAACTCACCAACCTGCAG GTGGCAGCTCAGCGGCAGCGTGCATTAGCGATCATGTGTCGGGTGTATGTGGGCTCCATATACTATGAGCTTGGTGAGGACACCATCAGACAGGCCTTTGCCCCCTTCGGCCCCATCAAGAGCATTGATATGTCTTGGGATTCGGTCACGATGAAACACAAG GGGTTTGCCTTTGTGGAATATGACGTGCCAGAGGCGGCTCAGCTGGCTCTGGAGCAGATGAACTCAGTCATGTTGGGGGGACGAAACATCAAG GTTGGGCGGCCAAGTAACATCGGTCAGGCGCAACCCATCATTGACCAGCTTGCAGAGGAGGCGCGCGCCTATAACCGGATCTACGTAGCATCTGTCCACCCGGACCTGTCAGATGATGACATCAAGAGTGTGTTTGAGGCTTTCGGAAGGATCAAGTCTTGCACATTAGCCAGAGACCCCACCTCAGGGCGACACAGAGGCTTTGGCTTCATCG AGTATGAAAAGCCTCAGTCAGCCCTGGATGCTGTGTCTTCTATGAACCTCTTTGACCTGGGGGGTCAGTACCTACGGGTTGGCAAAGCAGTGACTCCGCCCATGCCCTTACTGACCCCCACGACCCCCGGTGGGCTGCCGCCTGCTGCAGCTGTGGCTGCAGCGGCAGCCACCGCTAAGATAACGGCCCAG GAGGCTGTAGCTGGCGCGTCAGTCTTGGGAGCGTTGGCTGCGCCCCAACTTCTCGGTCAGCAAATGGGAATACCTCAGGCTGTTATGGCTGCACAGGCACCAGGTGTCATCACAG GTGTGACCCCAGTGCGTCCTCCCATACCAGTGATTCCCCAAGTTGGTCTAGTGAACCCGGTTCTTGCATCCCCACCAGTCCTGTCTAACCAAGCTGGTGGCTCCAACCAACAAgagaaaaaagaggagaaagaggagatgCTTCAGGATGGTACAGGGCAGGAGATGCTGAGTGACCAAGAGCACATGAGCATCTCAGGCAGCAGTGCCAGGCATATGGTGATGCAGAAGCTGCTCAGAAAATCAGAG TCCACGGTGATGGTGCTTCGAAACATGGTCGGACCGGAAGACATCGACGACGACCTGGAGGGCGAGGTGACGGAGGAGTGCGGCAAGTTTGGCACGGTCAACAGAGTCATCATATACCAGGAAAAGCAAGGCGAGGAGGACGACGCCGACATCATCGTCAAGATCTTTGTAGAGTTTTCCATGGCGTCGGAGATGAACAAAGCGATCCAGGCCCTCAACGATCGCTGGTTCGGCGGGCGCAAAGTTGTTGCAGAAGTGTACGACCAAGACCGTTTTAACAGCAGCGACCTCTCTGCGTAG
- the puf60b gene encoding poly(U)-binding-splicing factor PUF60-B isoform X6 — protein sequence MAVTETAGGEALTMENGQGTGSKLGLPPLTPEQQEALQRAKKYAMEQSIKSVLVKQTIAHQQQQLTNLQMAAVTMGFGDPLSPLQSVAAQRQRALAIMCRVYVGSIYYELGEDTIRQAFAPFGPIKSIDMSWDSVTMKHKGFAFVEYDVPEAAQLALEQMNSVMLGGRNIKVGRPSNIGQAQPIIDQLAEEARAYNRIYVASVHPDLSDDDIKSVFEAFGRIKSCTLARDPTSGRHRGFGFIEYEKPQSALDAVSSMNLFDLGGQYLRVGKAVTPPMPLLTPTTPGGLPPAAAVAAAAATAKITAQEAVAGASVLGALAAPQLLGQQMGIPQAVMAAQAPGVITGVTPVRPPIPVIPQVGLVNPVLASPPVLSNQAGGSNQQEKKEEKEEMLQDGTGQEMLSDQEHMSISGSSARHMVMQKLLRKSESTVMVLRNMVGPEDIDDDLEGEVTEECGKFGTVNRVIIYQEKQGEEDDADIIVKIFVEFSMASEMNKAIQALNDRWFGGRKVVAEVYDQDRFNSSDLSA from the exons ATGGCGGTTACGGAGACTGCG GGAGGTGAAGCTCTGACGATGGAGAATGGACAGGGCACAGGCTCCAAGCTTGGCCTACCGCCTCTCACCCCAGAGCAACAGGAGGCACTTCAGAGG GCAAAGAAGtatgccatggaacaaagcatTAAGAGTGTGTTGGTGAAGCAGACCATTGCCCATCAGCAGCAACAACTCACCAACCTGCAG ATGGCAGCAGTGACAATGGGCTTTGGAGATCCTCTCTCACCTTTACAATCG GTGGCAGCTCAGCGGCAGCGTGCATTAGCGATCATGTGTCGGGTGTATGTGGGCTCCATATACTATGAGCTTGGTGAGGACACCATCAGACAGGCCTTTGCCCCCTTCGGCCCCATCAAGAGCATTGATATGTCTTGGGATTCGGTCACGATGAAACACAAG GGGTTTGCCTTTGTGGAATATGACGTGCCAGAGGCGGCTCAGCTGGCTCTGGAGCAGATGAACTCAGTCATGTTGGGGGGACGAAACATCAAG GTTGGGCGGCCAAGTAACATCGGTCAGGCGCAACCCATCATTGACCAGCTTGCAGAGGAGGCGCGCGCCTATAACCGGATCTACGTAGCATCTGTCCACCCGGACCTGTCAGATGATGACATCAAGAGTGTGTTTGAGGCTTTCGGAAGGATCAAGTCTTGCACATTAGCCAGAGACCCCACCTCAGGGCGACACAGAGGCTTTGGCTTCATCG AGTATGAAAAGCCTCAGTCAGCCCTGGATGCTGTGTCTTCTATGAACCTCTTTGACCTGGGGGGTCAGTACCTACGGGTTGGCAAAGCAGTGACTCCGCCCATGCCCTTACTGACCCCCACGACCCCCGGTGGGCTGCCGCCTGCTGCAGCTGTGGCTGCAGCGGCAGCCACCGCTAAGATAACGGCCCAG GAGGCTGTAGCTGGCGCGTCAGTCTTGGGAGCGTTGGCTGCGCCCCAACTTCTCGGTCAGCAAATGGGAATACCTCAGGCTGTTATGGCTGCACAGGCACCAGGTGTCATCACAG GTGTGACCCCAGTGCGTCCTCCCATACCAGTGATTCCCCAAGTTGGTCTAGTGAACCCGGTTCTTGCATCCCCACCAGTCCTGTCTAACCAAGCTGGTGGCTCCAACCAACAAgagaaaaaagaggagaaagaggagatgCTTCAGGATGGTACAGGGCAGGAGATGCTGAGTGACCAAGAGCACATGAGCATCTCAGGCAGCAGTGCCAGGCATATGGTGATGCAGAAGCTGCTCAGAAAATCAGAG TCCACGGTGATGGTGCTTCGAAACATGGTCGGACCGGAAGACATCGACGACGACCTGGAGGGCGAGGTGACGGAGGAGTGCGGCAAGTTTGGCACGGTCAACAGAGTCATCATATACCAGGAAAAGCAAGGCGAGGAGGACGACGCCGACATCATCGTCAAGATCTTTGTAGAGTTTTCCATGGCGTCGGAGATGAACAAAGCGATCCAGGCCCTCAACGATCGCTGGTTCGGCGGGCGCAAAGTTGTTGCAGAAGTGTACGACCAAGACCGTTTTAACAGCAGCGACCTCTCTGCGTAG
- the puf60b gene encoding poly(U)-binding-splicing factor PUF60-B isoform X2 — MAVTETAGGEALTMENGQGTGSKLGLPPLTPEQQEALQRAKKYAMEQSIKSVLVKQTIAHQQQQLTNLQMAAVTMGFGDPLSPLQSVAAQRQRALAIMCRVYVGSIYYELGEDTIRQAFAPFGPIKSIDMSWDSVTMKHKGFAFVEYDVPEAAQLALEQMNSVMLGGRNIKVGRPSNIGQAQPIIDQLAEEARAYNRIYVASVHPDLSDDDIKSVFEAFGRIKSCTLARDPTSGRHRGFGFIEYEKPQSALDAVSSMNLFDLGGQYLRVGKAVTPPMPLLTPTTPGGLPPAAAVAAAAATAKITAQASMNPFQRDLMAFQEAVAGASVLGALAAPQLLGQQMGIPQAVMAAQAPGVITGVTPVRPPIPVIPQVGLVNPVLASPPVLSNQAGGSNQQEKKEEKEEMLQDGTGQEMLSDQEHMSISGSSARHMVMQKLLRKSESTVMVLRNMVGPEDIDDDLEGEVTEECGKFGTVNRVIIYQEKQGEEDDADIIVKIFVEFSMASEMNKAIQALNDRWFGGRKVVAEVYDQDRFNSSDLSA, encoded by the exons ATGGCGGTTACGGAGACTGCG GGAGGTGAAGCTCTGACGATGGAGAATGGACAGGGCACAGGCTCCAAGCTTGGCCTACCGCCTCTCACCCCAGAGCAACAGGAGGCACTTCAGAGG GCAAAGAAGtatgccatggaacaaagcatTAAGAGTGTGTTGGTGAAGCAGACCATTGCCCATCAGCAGCAACAACTCACCAACCTGCAG ATGGCAGCAGTGACAATGGGCTTTGGAGATCCTCTCTCACCTTTACAATCG GTGGCAGCTCAGCGGCAGCGTGCATTAGCGATCATGTGTCGGGTGTATGTGGGCTCCATATACTATGAGCTTGGTGAGGACACCATCAGACAGGCCTTTGCCCCCTTCGGCCCCATCAAGAGCATTGATATGTCTTGGGATTCGGTCACGATGAAACACAAG GGGTTTGCCTTTGTGGAATATGACGTGCCAGAGGCGGCTCAGCTGGCTCTGGAGCAGATGAACTCAGTCATGTTGGGGGGACGAAACATCAAG GTTGGGCGGCCAAGTAACATCGGTCAGGCGCAACCCATCATTGACCAGCTTGCAGAGGAGGCGCGCGCCTATAACCGGATCTACGTAGCATCTGTCCACCCGGACCTGTCAGATGATGACATCAAGAGTGTGTTTGAGGCTTTCGGAAGGATCAAGTCTTGCACATTAGCCAGAGACCCCACCTCAGGGCGACACAGAGGCTTTGGCTTCATCG AGTATGAAAAGCCTCAGTCAGCCCTGGATGCTGTGTCTTCTATGAACCTCTTTGACCTGGGGGGTCAGTACCTACGGGTTGGCAAAGCAGTGACTCCGCCCATGCCCTTACTGACCCCCACGACCCCCGGTGGGCTGCCGCCTGCTGCAGCTGTGGCTGCAGCGGCAGCCACCGCTAAGATAACGGCCCAGGCAAGTATGAATCCCTTCCAAAGGGATTTAATGGCCTTCCAG GAGGCTGTAGCTGGCGCGTCAGTCTTGGGAGCGTTGGCTGCGCCCCAACTTCTCGGTCAGCAAATGGGAATACCTCAGGCTGTTATGGCTGCACAGGCACCAGGTGTCATCACAG GTGTGACCCCAGTGCGTCCTCCCATACCAGTGATTCCCCAAGTTGGTCTAGTGAACCCGGTTCTTGCATCCCCACCAGTCCTGTCTAACCAAGCTGGTGGCTCCAACCAACAAgagaaaaaagaggagaaagaggagatgCTTCAGGATGGTACAGGGCAGGAGATGCTGAGTGACCAAGAGCACATGAGCATCTCAGGCAGCAGTGCCAGGCATATGGTGATGCAGAAGCTGCTCAGAAAATCAGAG TCCACGGTGATGGTGCTTCGAAACATGGTCGGACCGGAAGACATCGACGACGACCTGGAGGGCGAGGTGACGGAGGAGTGCGGCAAGTTTGGCACGGTCAACAGAGTCATCATATACCAGGAAAAGCAAGGCGAGGAGGACGACGCCGACATCATCGTCAAGATCTTTGTAGAGTTTTCCATGGCGTCGGAGATGAACAAAGCGATCCAGGCCCTCAACGATCGCTGGTTCGGCGGGCGCAAAGTTGTTGCAGAAGTGTACGACCAAGACCGTTTTAACAGCAGCGACCTCTCTGCGTAG
- the puf60b gene encoding poly(U)-binding-splicing factor PUF60-B isoform X5: protein MAVTETAGGEALTMENGQGTGSKLGLPPLTPEQQEALQRAKKYAMEQSIKSVLVKQTIAHQQQQLTNLQVAAQRQRALAIMCRVYVGSIYYELGEDTIRQAFAPFGPIKSIDMSWDSVTMKHKGFAFVEYDVPEAAQLALEQMNSVMLGGRNIKVGRPSNIGQAQPIIDQLAEEARAYNRIYVASVHPDLSDDDIKSVFEAFGRIKSCTLARDPTSGRHRGFGFIEYEKPQSALDAVSSMNLFDLGGQYLRVGKAVTPPMPLLTPTTPGGLPPAAAVAAAAATAKITAQASMNPFQRDLMAFQEAVAGASVLGALAAPQLLGQQMGIPQAVMAAQAPGVITGVYQDMSVTPVRPPIPVIPQVGLVNPVLASPPVLSNQAGGSNQQEKKEEKEEMLQDGTGQEMLSDQEHMSISGSSARHMVMQKLLRKSESTVMVLRNMVGPEDIDDDLEGEVTEECGKFGTVNRVIIYQEKQGEEDDADIIVKIFVEFSMASEMNKAIQALNDRWFGGRKVVAEVYDQDRFNSSDLSA, encoded by the exons ATGGCGGTTACGGAGACTGCG GGAGGTGAAGCTCTGACGATGGAGAATGGACAGGGCACAGGCTCCAAGCTTGGCCTACCGCCTCTCACCCCAGAGCAACAGGAGGCACTTCAGAGG GCAAAGAAGtatgccatggaacaaagcatTAAGAGTGTGTTGGTGAAGCAGACCATTGCCCATCAGCAGCAACAACTCACCAACCTGCAG GTGGCAGCTCAGCGGCAGCGTGCATTAGCGATCATGTGTCGGGTGTATGTGGGCTCCATATACTATGAGCTTGGTGAGGACACCATCAGACAGGCCTTTGCCCCCTTCGGCCCCATCAAGAGCATTGATATGTCTTGGGATTCGGTCACGATGAAACACAAG GGGTTTGCCTTTGTGGAATATGACGTGCCAGAGGCGGCTCAGCTGGCTCTGGAGCAGATGAACTCAGTCATGTTGGGGGGACGAAACATCAAG GTTGGGCGGCCAAGTAACATCGGTCAGGCGCAACCCATCATTGACCAGCTTGCAGAGGAGGCGCGCGCCTATAACCGGATCTACGTAGCATCTGTCCACCCGGACCTGTCAGATGATGACATCAAGAGTGTGTTTGAGGCTTTCGGAAGGATCAAGTCTTGCACATTAGCCAGAGACCCCACCTCAGGGCGACACAGAGGCTTTGGCTTCATCG AGTATGAAAAGCCTCAGTCAGCCCTGGATGCTGTGTCTTCTATGAACCTCTTTGACCTGGGGGGTCAGTACCTACGGGTTGGCAAAGCAGTGACTCCGCCCATGCCCTTACTGACCCCCACGACCCCCGGTGGGCTGCCGCCTGCTGCAGCTGTGGCTGCAGCGGCAGCCACCGCTAAGATAACGGCCCAGGCAAGTATGAATCCCTTCCAAAGGGATTTAATGGCCTTCCAG GAGGCTGTAGCTGGCGCGTCAGTCTTGGGAGCGTTGGCTGCGCCCCAACTTCTCGGTCAGCAAATGGGAATACCTCAGGCTGTTATGGCTGCACAGGCACCAGGTGTCATCACAGGTGTGTACCAAGACATGA GTGTGACCCCAGTGCGTCCTCCCATACCAGTGATTCCCCAAGTTGGTCTAGTGAACCCGGTTCTTGCATCCCCACCAGTCCTGTCTAACCAAGCTGGTGGCTCCAACCAACAAgagaaaaaagaggagaaagaggagatgCTTCAGGATGGTACAGGGCAGGAGATGCTGAGTGACCAAGAGCACATGAGCATCTCAGGCAGCAGTGCCAGGCATATGGTGATGCAGAAGCTGCTCAGAAAATCAGAG TCCACGGTGATGGTGCTTCGAAACATGGTCGGACCGGAAGACATCGACGACGACCTGGAGGGCGAGGTGACGGAGGAGTGCGGCAAGTTTGGCACGGTCAACAGAGTCATCATATACCAGGAAAAGCAAGGCGAGGAGGACGACGCCGACATCATCGTCAAGATCTTTGTAGAGTTTTCCATGGCGTCGGAGATGAACAAAGCGATCCAGGCCCTCAACGATCGCTGGTTCGGCGGGCGCAAAGTTGTTGCAGAAGTGTACGACCAAGACCGTTTTAACAGCAGCGACCTCTCTGCGTAG
- the puf60b gene encoding poly(U)-binding-splicing factor PUF60-B isoform X1 gives MAVTETAGGEALTMENGQGTGSKLGLPPLTPEQQEALQRAKKYAMEQSIKSVLVKQTIAHQQQQLTNLQMAAVTMGFGDPLSPLQSVAAQRQRALAIMCRVYVGSIYYELGEDTIRQAFAPFGPIKSIDMSWDSVTMKHKGFAFVEYDVPEAAQLALEQMNSVMLGGRNIKVGRPSNIGQAQPIIDQLAEEARAYNRIYVASVHPDLSDDDIKSVFEAFGRIKSCTLARDPTSGRHRGFGFIEYEKPQSALDAVSSMNLFDLGGQYLRVGKAVTPPMPLLTPTTPGGLPPAAAVAAAAATAKITAQASMNPFQRDLMAFQEAVAGASVLGALAAPQLLGQQMGIPQAVMAAQAPGVITGVYQDMSVTPVRPPIPVIPQVGLVNPVLASPPVLSNQAGGSNQQEKKEEKEEMLQDGTGQEMLSDQEHMSISGSSARHMVMQKLLRKSESTVMVLRNMVGPEDIDDDLEGEVTEECGKFGTVNRVIIYQEKQGEEDDADIIVKIFVEFSMASEMNKAIQALNDRWFGGRKVVAEVYDQDRFNSSDLSA, from the exons ATGGCGGTTACGGAGACTGCG GGAGGTGAAGCTCTGACGATGGAGAATGGACAGGGCACAGGCTCCAAGCTTGGCCTACCGCCTCTCACCCCAGAGCAACAGGAGGCACTTCAGAGG GCAAAGAAGtatgccatggaacaaagcatTAAGAGTGTGTTGGTGAAGCAGACCATTGCCCATCAGCAGCAACAACTCACCAACCTGCAG ATGGCAGCAGTGACAATGGGCTTTGGAGATCCTCTCTCACCTTTACAATCG GTGGCAGCTCAGCGGCAGCGTGCATTAGCGATCATGTGTCGGGTGTATGTGGGCTCCATATACTATGAGCTTGGTGAGGACACCATCAGACAGGCCTTTGCCCCCTTCGGCCCCATCAAGAGCATTGATATGTCTTGGGATTCGGTCACGATGAAACACAAG GGGTTTGCCTTTGTGGAATATGACGTGCCAGAGGCGGCTCAGCTGGCTCTGGAGCAGATGAACTCAGTCATGTTGGGGGGACGAAACATCAAG GTTGGGCGGCCAAGTAACATCGGTCAGGCGCAACCCATCATTGACCAGCTTGCAGAGGAGGCGCGCGCCTATAACCGGATCTACGTAGCATCTGTCCACCCGGACCTGTCAGATGATGACATCAAGAGTGTGTTTGAGGCTTTCGGAAGGATCAAGTCTTGCACATTAGCCAGAGACCCCACCTCAGGGCGACACAGAGGCTTTGGCTTCATCG AGTATGAAAAGCCTCAGTCAGCCCTGGATGCTGTGTCTTCTATGAACCTCTTTGACCTGGGGGGTCAGTACCTACGGGTTGGCAAAGCAGTGACTCCGCCCATGCCCTTACTGACCCCCACGACCCCCGGTGGGCTGCCGCCTGCTGCAGCTGTGGCTGCAGCGGCAGCCACCGCTAAGATAACGGCCCAGGCAAGTATGAATCCCTTCCAAAGGGATTTAATGGCCTTCCAG GAGGCTGTAGCTGGCGCGTCAGTCTTGGGAGCGTTGGCTGCGCCCCAACTTCTCGGTCAGCAAATGGGAATACCTCAGGCTGTTATGGCTGCACAGGCACCAGGTGTCATCACAGGTGTGTACCAAGACATGA GTGTGACCCCAGTGCGTCCTCCCATACCAGTGATTCCCCAAGTTGGTCTAGTGAACCCGGTTCTTGCATCCCCACCAGTCCTGTCTAACCAAGCTGGTGGCTCCAACCAACAAgagaaaaaagaggagaaagaggagatgCTTCAGGATGGTACAGGGCAGGAGATGCTGAGTGACCAAGAGCACATGAGCATCTCAGGCAGCAGTGCCAGGCATATGGTGATGCAGAAGCTGCTCAGAAAATCAGAG TCCACGGTGATGGTGCTTCGAAACATGGTCGGACCGGAAGACATCGACGACGACCTGGAGGGCGAGGTGACGGAGGAGTGCGGCAAGTTTGGCACGGTCAACAGAGTCATCATATACCAGGAAAAGCAAGGCGAGGAGGACGACGCCGACATCATCGTCAAGATCTTTGTAGAGTTTTCCATGGCGTCGGAGATGAACAAAGCGATCCAGGCCCTCAACGATCGCTGGTTCGGCGGGCGCAAAGTTGTTGCAGAAGTGTACGACCAAGACCGTTTTAACAGCAGCGACCTCTCTGCGTAG